gctcgttCTTCTGCAGGAGCGGCTGAGGGATCAAAGCAGTCGGAGTCTGTCTGCGGGAGACGGCGCCTTTCCTCTGTTGGGGTCTCCTGAAGAGCAGAATGAAtcgcgagaggcagaaatTGCGGCTCTCGCAGCCGTTGTTGCGGATGCCAGGGCGTCTGTGCAGTCAGGAGCTcttgcggcagctgcagttggtgccgccgaggcgctcagCAAGCATCCACTCTTCGGTCCGCATGCAGGTAAGGATGCCGGAAGGGAGACAAGTTAGAGTTGGATCTTCGTGGGAACGTTTCGACAACATGTCCGCAGCGAATTCAGTCCGTTGTCGTAAGCAAGGTGTCTGTGTTGCCTTGGAGTGATAAAGCAATGAGAATTCGCAGGGGATATATGTATGCCTGTTCTACATACGCTTATGCGTGTATTCAAATGGTGTAGTCTGGGCGTTGGgtgagagggagaggggccAGGGATCTCAGGCCTGATTTGTCGGCTGTTTCGACTGTCTGGACGGGCAGTTACAGGTCTGTGTATTTCCGTGTAAAACGTAATCCTTCTCCTCTGTAGGCATGTGCGATTTTTGAGAGGCTCGGAGTCACTCAGATGTCGTTGGGTGTTTGCGACTGTGTGTGGGACACTGCAGAGGGCCGAGGCCTCACCGCAGAGTTCTGTGGGCCTGGATTCGGCGAAGCGGAAAACAGCTTGTTTACTGCAGGCGGTGCGCCTTTGGAAGCGCTCCCTTTCGATGACAGAAAGTTTGACTTCTCCGTATTGGATACACAGACGAGACGACCGGAAGAGGCGAATCACACGGTCTCTGTGTCCTTGCCATCGTGGACTGTAGACACCGCTTTAGCGCGTAGACAATCTCGAGACAGCAGGCGGGTCGTTAGCAGCAGTCGCCGCGGAAAAACAAAACACGGGGCAGACACCGATTGGGAAGACGTCGACGCCAGTGACGCAGAAATGATACCCGGTGAGGGAGTTCGAACGAGCCACGCACACGATACAGAACACTTGGACAGAGACGAGGAAACTCTGCACGGTGGCGGAGGGCGTGAAGACAGCTTTACGGGAACTTGGGACATGCAGACTGGAGAAGAAGTAAACAACCGGGGACCCAGCTTATTCTTCGAAAAAGGCAAAGTGCGTGTTCGGAACTGGAGACACCAACTGCAGAAGCCTGGAGAAAGAGAGCTGTGTCAGCGGAACCGCAGCGGGAAACCGGGAACTTGATGGACGGCGCGGGTCCTCGacgtcgcagctgcgccctGTAACCACGTTGGCCGCCAGGAGAGTCAAGCCTGGATCTGAGTCAATTCTATGTCGAGTTATGGTTCGATAGCACACTGATCTGACTCTTGTGAAATGTGTGTCTGCGTATTTGTGCTGGAGCAACCGCACCGTCGTGTGAAGGAGCACTATTGAACGTGGAACGACCAGACGAGGGTGGCGCGAGTTCTTCCACCCCCAAAGGCAAACCTATAAAGTACACGCCTTTCCGAGTTGCGGTGTTCCTAGAGACAACTACACTGTCGTTCCCTCCGATGCTGCTGACGCTCTGTCTACACTTGAAAATCGGCTGGTTCAACAAATGTTGTACGCGTGCGTACTCTTTGCATTTGCTCGGAAGACAGCCTACGAGTTGTGTGATGCGtgcagggtttagggttgccTGCGGAAGCAGCGCTCCCCGCAACGCCTGAGGAGTTGCACCTTGTAACGCAGAAGGCCTTGGGTTCAGGCTGGAAGTTTGTTCTTTGTGCGGCGAGTAACTGTGGAGGAGGCTGCTGTGGAAGAGTGCGGATGCGAAGCGGTTCTCAACTGACTCAGCCGCTGTAGTATGATGTCGTTACGCGCACTAAAACAGAAGCATGCTACGCCGCCAGAGTGGCCGTAGATACTAGAagcacgcgcggcgctcacTAGTTTCGTTTGACTGAACGCAAGAGCCTTCAGATACGGGCCCTCAATGAACCCCAGTGCGTAGGGTTGAGCCTGTCATCATCCGGCAGGCGCGAGCTCACCTGTCTTTCGCGACGGCAGGCGTCTTCCTAACAATATGATGCCTTGGGGACGGGGATTTGGCGTAGAGGGATGCGACTGTAGAGATGTGTTGTGTCGCAAACGTCGCGGGGAATCGATACTGCACACTAATAGAATCGCCTCCCACGCAAATATGATGCCGTCCCCTTTCATCGAGCGGTACCCTAGCAGCGGCAGAGGTCGTATTTTAGTCGTCACAGTCAATGAGGGCGATTCTGCGTCCACTATATTGCCCCGGCAGTCTGTAGTCATGTTTCAAAACCTAGACCTACTGGTAACAGTTCAGCGGTAGTCAGCCTCACTGAAATCCCCTGCTCGGTGGGCAACGGCATCGTAGGCGCGAGCACGGCCGCCTACCGACACCTAGCCGCACAGCAATCGTGCGCGTTCCCTGTGGCTCCCGGGTGCGTCACAATTTTATGTTCTCTGTAGCTGGCCATTTGACATACTGTGGCTTCTGGCGCCTTTGAGACTGTATACCCCCTTTTTCGAAACAATGGGATTCCGTTTCGTGTCAGCCATTGCCGCGGTCGCTCTATTTGTCCAAGGCGCCAAGGCAGGGCCCAAGGATAAAAAAGAAGCAGCGAGtttccctccgcctcccccacCAGTTAAGGAGCTGTTGCCGTTACACAGACAGACGGAATGTTTCGAGGTTCCTTATAGTGTTGAGAGGGTGTGCCTCAAGAAGGAGTCTATCTCGAGGCCCTACAACTGCCCACAGCCAGCCGTTGAGGAAGTGTGCCGCCCGGTTCCGGTTATGGTTGACGACTTATGTCATCGTCTTGTTAAACGAGAGGTGTCATATGATTGCCCGAAGGCTACAACCCAGACCCTGTGCTCCCATATCCCAGTGACAGTTGCAAAAACATGTCGCAGGCAGGTCAAAGAGAAGATTCCTCACACATGTTCTAAAGAGATTACAGTTCCCAGGTGCCAGATAGATTCCAAGCTTGTACCGGATACGTGCTACGACACCCAGTCCTACGTCCAAGAGTACGAGTGCTGGAGTAGTGAGACCAGTACTGTATGCGATGTGGAGATGAAAGAACTAAAATCCATCTGCAGTCGCGAGGTGGAAATTCCAGTGGAGTACGATTATGAGGATACCGTACAGGAAAAGGTGTGCTCTGTAAAGTTGCACACAAAGAAAGGGCAGTGCCGGAAGTCGATTCTTTCGGAAGAGCAATACCCATGTCCCACGTCGAAATGGGAGAAGAAATGCGTTGAGACCTTCAAGATAGCGGACGTTCCTTGCGAGAAGGACATTCTGGTGGAAGAGACCTATGACTGCAGTGAGATGAAGCCTCATCGCGTGGCAAAGATGTGCGCGAAGCGAGTTCCTGGAAAGGCCAAGATAGAGCGGTGCCCCCCACCCAGCAAAAAGCTCCGCAGGCTGGGACCTAGTAAAAATGGAGGATGCTATCTTATTGAAGTAGACACTGAGGAGATCCAGCAGGTTCCTTGCGAGGAGGAGGTCATGGCAATGGTGCCAAAAGTGTGCACGAGGAAGGTGGCGAAGAAAGCTCCCCAAATCTGTCATCAGAAACTACCTGATACCCAGTGCGTTATGGAGGAAATACTGATCCCGCAGATGTGTTCTCGGCCAGTAACGAAAGATGTGGAGGTGCCTTGCGAATCTCAAGTGGCACAAGAGGTATGTGAGACAGTTCCACGCAAGGTCAAGAAACAAGGATACAAGTTCGATAAAAAGCTGGAGAGTTTTGACTGCGTGAAGCACGACTTCGTGGAGAACTGCTATGAAGTAAAGAAGCCGAAAAAGTCTGTCTGTGCAGCGACGCTTCTCAAAAGCGTATCGTTTGAGTGTCCAAGACGGGAGTTTCAAGAAGTCTGCAGCGACTTCCCCGAGATCATTGCGGAGCCCTGCCTGCGCGAGGTTGAAAAAGAGGTAGACTATGCCTGTCCAGAGCAAACAACTGAAGAGAAGTGTCTTCACATCCCGTCTTACGAGATGGCGAAATGCTCAGCAGTTGTTGAACAGGACGAAGAGTATCCTTGCTCTAGGAAGGATCTGGCTATCAAATGCGAGGCCATCAATGTCGACAGGGTTGCAACATGCTTTGAAACAGAAGTGACCGAGGTGCCCTACACCTGCTACGAAACTGCATATAAGAAAGTATGTGCAGATATCCCAGTCACCCATAtaccgccgcctcctcccccggCTAAAAAATTGTAAGGTGATCGCGGCATGCTTGCGTCCGAGGGGGTGAGGCAAGCCCCGGTTGAAGATGAAGGAAGGTTGACCACGCAATCAGGGATTTGAGCCGGAACGCTGCTGTGATACCACGGGGACGGTTCAAGAGTTCTACGGCGCTGAATGAAGTCACCCAATGATATGTTTCGTTAGCCGGTAATTTCGTCGTCTGTTTGTGTCTAATGTCCAATGAAACCTTCGCATCGCATTCTTCACAGGAAGGGTTGGATTGCCCTTGGCATCCGCTTGCTAACTCAATTGAAAACCAATTCAACTGTCAGTCGACAGAAGAATATCTCAAATGTCAACGTGGTGGAGGCACCCTCTCTGAAGTTATTTGTCTCTGCAGAATGCGGTCTGTAAATCCATGGTGGGCGAGATATGGGCACTTTCACTATTTCGTGCACCGTGTATCACTCCACTCTGAACACGCAGTGTTCATATCACACCATTTGGCCTATCGCTAGCACGGTTTCGACTCTCGCGAAAGATGCCTTTCGTTTCGACTTGCTCCATCATAATGACGTGTACCGGGGGATTCGAAACTAGCCGATGACACGCGTGAGGGGTCCTGTCACATTTTTCCGCAGGATAGCTAACTTAAGCTAGTGGCAAATTTTCACCGAGGATATACAGTCAGGCCAACTCGTTTTATACTGACAGTTTGACACCAGCAATACTCGCTGCAACGAATCGAGATCAAATATTCTCCTTCACGGATTGACAAATATTCTACTCATCGCAGTCGTAAGCTGCGTTGAAGCCATCGACAGTTTCCCGAGCTAACGCAGTTACCAGTAGTATCCGTAACCATACCCCGGATAACCATATCCGCCGTAATACCCTCCGTAGGAAGGATAGCCATAGCCGTAGCCTCCGTAAGCAGGGTAGCCGTAACCGTAGCCTCCGTAGCCCCATCTGCGAAATCCCATCTTGCGCTTGGGGCGAAGACTCTCCGGTCCCGTAGGCTCTTCTTTCATAAGTGGCTCTTTCTCGTTATCATCTTCAGCCTTATGTTCTAAATCTCGAGAGTTCTGAGAACACCACACCATGCGCATACCTAGAAAATTTCAGGGAGTTGTCCACTCCAGCAGACGAGCCGTAGAGTCTAAAATGACGCGAGCGCTTACCGGTTCTGCATTGCTGCTCGACACGCAGGCAGCGATAACTGCAAACAACAGAAAGAAGTTGAAGAGCTTCATGGTGGCCAGGGGGGGATGATGCGGGTGGATGTGAGCCTTGCGCAGCCAGGGACAGTCTAAATCCAGATTCGAAGTGCAGTCAACAGAATCAATTTGTGATGTAGCATCGTGGACGTCAcgctgcctcttctgtcATTGTTTCGTGTATTGGCGAGACGAGACGCGAGACCGAGGACGAGCTATTTCTAGCGAGGGAGCGAACGCGCGCTTCAAGCGCTCAAAACCGCGCTAAGCTGCCCgggcggcgaacgcgagagcgaggccgctcCAGCTCACAGCTGATAGGGTCCGAAGCCGGAAGCACGCGCCTGTTCAAAGTCAAAGACACCCTGCGAAACCTGACCACCGCAAGCTAGCTTCACCCGCCCCTTCTCTGGACTTGGACCGTTATACATTTGCGCGCGCTGGACACCCACACAGGCGAAGATCTTGACGACGGCGTTCCGGGGCAAATCATGTTTACGAAGACGCCTGGCAGGCAGGAGCAAGTATATGGAACGGTTCACTGAGTGTAAGGAGCGAATCTCTAGCCTTAGAATCAGTCGCGTCAAGAGCAAGAGCGTCTAGCTCTCTCATCGCACAAGACCCCGTGGAGTGGACTTAACTATTAAGCGGTGACCTTGTGATTTGAGCGTTCGTCTCTTGTCTCCAGCATTATTGGGCAAGCGTTATTGTAGCGCAGGCGTCTGTATCCTCGTGGTGACGGCATCGTGCGAGGTATTGCGTTTGGCGCTACAGCATCTAGCGGATTTTGGCGTTCAGTCGCTGGCATCAAATACCCCCTGACTGCGAAGATGGGACGCTTACGCAGCGCGGTGACAGATGCGAACACCAGATCTCGCCTCAGGCGAGACCGAACAAACAAACTACGGGCCCTACTTTTGGGGCGGCGTACGCGCTCCGCCCATTCGCCTGGAATCGAAGCCACGATTCGCTGGTGTCGAATATCGTGTTACCCCCCGAAGGCTCAATTTTATATGGATGAAGCGTTTCTCCAAGCGAAAGGGGCTGCTAGAACATTCGACCGCTTTCCTGCTGAAAGCGCAGCGACGTGATATCGTTCTCTGGACTCGCCCGTCTAAATTGACCCACAGTTCTTTGTGCATGCTGCCTCAAGTAGCCATCGTACTCTCAGCAATGCATCTGGCAGATTCCCGTTCATAAATATGCGGCACACACGGCCTACATGGGCCTGTAGGAGTCGCCATGGACAAGAGACCTCTGTATGATCGAGCGCTGCTGTACAGGCTATCGGCTCGCGTGCACTTCATTTCTTTGGCACAGTTCGCTCATCCAGCTGTCCGCTACGTAGGGGAAATGTAAAGTCAGGGCCGTTCCTGCCCGACAGGAAGTGTTTTCGGACGTTGAAGAGCGCTTCGCCTAACCTTCCCGTATGGTGTCTTCGGAGATTGGTAAGGCAAGTGGAAAAATAACTTTCAGGAGGCTGCCATTCACTCCTTTGCTAGGCGCTCTGCATATTATCCCTCTTCAAAGACTGTGAAATCGTTCCTGAGAAGAGTGCTCCAGTTTCTCTTGTCGGTACTTAATCTATTGACTTCAGCGTTGCGTCGTTCCCGGCTTTGTGATACGAGCCGGTGCCGGGGTGTCCACGGCTAGGTCATGTGCGGCTTCCGGCACGCTGCAGTCATGTTCGCCGATGGTACCGCGTGTCATTTCTGCTTCTTTCCAATGGAAAACCATGATCCATCGTAGGGTTCGACATACCGtatccccccccctcctaAGCCGTTATATTAAATCTCACGATTTCTGTAGCAGCGAGCCTGTTCCGaagccgaggcggcgactcgcCACCCGCCGTTACAGAAAGTCCCTCCGCGTTTGTCGAATTACATCGCGCCCCGAATGCTCAACATTCTACTTTTGTTTTCGGCGACCCACGTGTCCAGCAGCTTGACAAGAGTGACATGCAGGCGAAACTTCCTGAGACGCTCACCGACTAAACAGCGAGACATGCGCTGGACAAAGAAGTGCCGCTACCTCATCGTTgcccgcgagagccgcagcgcagcccCGCTTTGCCGTCCAATTCAGTtctcctgcgcgcgtcttGGCTCCTCGTCAAGCTACTTCCGCCCGCCTGGTGAAAAGCGTCCCTCTTGATGCAACGATGACGACACTCCGCTCTTTTTTTAGTTTACCGGCATTCTGAGTTTTTTAAACTGTGAAGGGAGCGTTGCTTGACGTCAAGTGGTTACGGTCGCACCTTCTGCCCTGCATATACTCGGGCTGTCGTGTTTATTTCTCTCCCTCAGTTTtagaggcggcgccgagtcTGCGGTGCAGTGCGAGCCCAAGCCATCCAGGGCACTTTTTCTTGCTGTCCAACTTCCCGCACGTATCTCACATTTCTCAACTTGGCAGTACTTTGGTTCTCGACGTTCCCGGTAGGTTGTTCTTTCTCTCACGTTGTTCTCTCTGTCTTGCATGTAAACCGGTctgggcgagccgcgcgatgCTTCGCGGACTTTGACTCTAGCGAACCCTACTTCTCACTTCCGTGTTTCATCAAAAGCCATCGGGATTTTCCCCGTCTGTATTTGTTACCTCCTGATCTCTGCGGAGGAGTTAAACGTTCTGCGTCAGCGGACTGCCGTGAGTGTGGCTCAGTTGCAGCCCCCAT
This portion of the Besnoitia besnoiti strain Bb-Ger1 chromosome VII, whole genome shotgun sequence genome encodes:
- a CDS encoding Toxoplasma gondii family D protein (encoded by transcript BESB_078200), which gives rise to MGFRFVSAIAAVALFVQGAKAGPKDKKEAASFPPPPPPVKELLPLHRQTECFEVPYSVERVCLKKESISRPYNCPQPAVEEVCRPVPVMVDDLCHRLVKREVSYDCPKATTQTLCSHIPVTVAKTCRRQVKEKIPHTCSKEITVPRCQIDSKLVPDTCYDTQSYVQEYECWSSETSTVCDVEMKELKSICSREVEIPVEYDYEDTVQEKVCSVKLHTKKGQCRKSILSEEQYPCPTSKWEKKCVETFKIADVPCEKDILVEETYDCSEMKPHRVAKMCAKRVPGKAKIERCPPPSKKLRRLGPSKNGGCYLIEVDTEEIQQVPCEEEVMAMVPKVCTRKVAKKAPQICHQKLPDTQCVMEEILIPQMCSRPVTKDVEVPCESQVAQEVCETVPRKVKKQGYKFDKKLESFDCVKHDFVENCYEVKKPKKSVCAATLLKSVSFECPRREFQEVCSDFPEIIAEPCLREVEKEVDYACPEQTTEEKCLHIPSYEMAKCSAVVEQDEEYPCSRKDLAIKCEAINVDRVATCFETEVTEVPYTCYETAYKKVCADIPVTHIPPPPPPAKKL
- a CDS encoding hypothetical protein (encoded by transcript BESB_078210); the encoded protein is MKLFNFFLLFAVIAACVSSSNAEPNSRDLEHKAEDDNEKEPLMKEEPTGPESLRPKRKMGFRRWGYGGYGYGYPAYGGYGYGYPSYGGYYGGYGYPGYGYGYYW